A window of the Hordeum vulgare subsp. vulgare chromosome 5H, MorexV3_pseudomolecules_assembly, whole genome shotgun sequence genome harbors these coding sequences:
- the LOC123396076 gene encoding uncharacterized protein LOC123396076 has product MYWFLVYLLLHYLSAHGKSIICVQKLGITLSQERNPGTSLAHATSSLSQAALDALGASSGARTVVDLDTTACVSHLSVPALLDFVDARHRPPMLLYELAAAHDGMEPDANLFVCNPLSAQLVRLLSPAWMSQDEHLFRLLANKPRRACAVRARAR; this is encoded by the exons ATGTATTGGTTTCTTGTGTATCTGCTTCTTCACTACTTGTCAGCACATGGCAAATCAATTATTTGTGTGCAGAAACTAGGCATTACACTCTCCCAAGAGCGGAACCCTGGGACCTCGCTCGCGCATGCAACGTCATCCCTGAG CCAGGCGGCGCTGGATGCGTtaggggcgtcgtcgggggcgcgCACAGTCGTCGACCTCGACACAACAGCCTGCGTCTCCCATCTCTCCGTACCCGCCCTCCTCGACTTCGTTGACGCCCGCCATCGCCCCCCCATGTTGCTATATGAGCTCGCCGCGGCCCACGACGGTATGGAACCGGATGCCAACCTCTTCGTCTGCAACCCCCTCAGCGCCCAGCTGGTCCGCCTCCTGTCCCCGGCATGGATGTCCCAAGATGAGCACCTCTTTCGCCTGTTAGCAAATAAGCCACGACGGGCATGTGCagtgcgcgcgcgcgcgcgctga